Proteins found in one Triticum aestivum cultivar Chinese Spring chromosome 4D, IWGSC CS RefSeq v2.1, whole genome shotgun sequence genomic segment:
- the LOC123095844 gene encoding probable transcription factor At3g04930 produces MASDQTLPLPPPPLLPSNPNQIPTPTPTAPHPTPSPSPPPASAARKLPIKRRSPPRPSSSPSSSSGQNQNPPFKFQRIWSESDELRFLQGLLGCGAQGLVFPRDLNVFYDRFSESMPQPYTRSQLSEKLRRLKNKHRNVSSRVARGLDPARLAPHDRDVLHLCSRLWDPANAATSPFAAPAAPAGSSGNKRRRSNPAAPPPLDVPAPSGDSNSHGYNGIGSSTPGAAFPDENGAEDVMYLEQESGHHLYFDEGAAFVADGNLDGITLDGIAPDQAETMAVLTDVGDNGVVAGDNGVVGNDAAPQNAVNNGGNPQNAVNNGGNPQNAVNNGGNSQNGNCNVLLPRSSEHRMASAVLDVFEECLREAKADGIVNGGNAEESELARRWRAQRIDELDVLSRRLRLIIEDATAAGH; encoded by the coding sequence ATGGCCTCGGACCAAACCCTCCCACTCCCACCCCCACCGCTACTCCCGTCCAACCCCAACCAGATccccaccccgaccccgaccgcACCGCACCCgaccccgtccccgtccccgcccCCCGCCTCCGCCGCGCGGAAGCTCCCCATCAAGCGCCGCTCCCCGCCGCgcccctcctcctcgccctcctcctcctccggccagaACCAGAACCCGCCCTTCAAGTTCCAGCGCATCTGGTCCGAGTCCGACGAGCTGCGCTTCCTGCAGGGCCTCCTCGGCTGCGGCGCGCAGGGCCTCGTCTTCCCGCGCGACCTCAACGTCTTCTACGACCGCTTCTCCGAGTCCATGCCGCAGCCCTACACCCGCTCCCAGCTCTCCGAGAAGCTCCGCCGCCTCAAGAACAAGCACCGCAACGTCTCCTCCCGCGTCGCCAGGGGCCTCGACCCCGCCCGCCTCGCCCCGCACGACCGCGACGTCCTCCACCTCTGCTCCCGCCTCTGGGaccccgccaacgccgccacctcgcccttcgccgcccccgccgcgcccgcaGGCTCCTCGGGGAACAAGCGCCGCCGCTCCAACCctgctgcgccgccgccgctcgacGTCCCGGCCCCCTCGGGGGACAGCAACTCCCATGGCTACAATGGGATCGGTTCCTCCACCCCCGGCGCCGCCTTCCCCGACGAGAACGGCGCCGAGGATGTGATGTATCTCGAGCAGGAGAGCGGCCACCACCTCTATTTTGACGAGGGTGCTGCTTTTGTTGCCGACGGCAACCTTGATGGCATTACCTTGGACGGGATTGCGCCGGACCAGGCTGAGACCATGGCTGTTCTCACCGATGTCGGTGACAATGGAGTTGTTGCCGGTGACAATGGAGTTGTTGGCAACGACGCAGCTCCCCAAAATGCTGTGAACAATGGAGGTAATCCCCAAAATGCTGTGAACAATGGAGGTAATCCACAAAATGCTGTGAACAATGGAGGTAACAGTCAGAACGGTAACTGCAATGTATTGCTGCCGCGTAGCAGCGAGCATCGCATGGCAAGTGCCGTGCTGGATGTATTTGAGGAGTGTTTGAGAGAGGCAAAGGCCGATGGGATAGTCAACGGTGGCAATGCCGAGGAAAGCGAACTCGCCAGGCGATGGAGGGCGCAGAGGATTGATGAGCTTGATGTGTTGAGCCGAAGGCTCAGGTTGATCATTGAGGATGCTACTGCCGCTGGGCACTAA